In the Nitrospirales bacterium LBB_01 genome, one interval contains:
- a CDS encoding 2-oxoacid:ferredoxin oxidoreductase subunit gamma, protein MERRFLIGGSGGQGILFMGKLMAAAAMISGKNVTWFPSYGAEIRCGTANCTVIASDEPIGSPVIKHIDVLIVFNDMSLKKFIHRLKPDGILFYDSSLLFYENGTSGIKAVGIPATTLASELGSKKSANMLMLGAVASVTDMLFLKKDALLSVMENDSMKLPSETLLLNKIAIAKGFDIVENQKRSNL, encoded by the coding sequence ATGGAAAGAAGATTTCTTATAGGCGGCTCAGGCGGTCAGGGGATACTGTTTATGGGTAAACTTATGGCTGCAGCCGCCATGATTAGCGGCAAAAATGTAACGTGGTTTCCCTCATACGGAGCTGAGATAAGATGCGGTACGGCAAATTGTACGGTTATTGCGTCGGATGAGCCGATTGGTTCGCCGGTTATTAAACATATAGACGTGCTGATTGTTTTTAATGACATGTCATTAAAAAAATTCATACACAGATTAAAACCTGACGGTATATTGTTTTATGACTCATCACTGCTTTTTTATGAAAATGGCACATCTGGAATAAAAGCTGTCGGGATTCCCGCCACAACGCTTGCCTCAGAGCTTGGCAGCAAGAAGTCTGCAAATATGCTTATGCTTGGGGCTGTTGCTTCAGTGACAGATATGCTGTTTTTGAAAAAGGATGCGCTGCTGTCAGTTATGGAAAATGATTCCATGAAGTTACCCTCTGAGACGCTACTACTTAACAAGATTGCGATTGCTAAAGGTTTTGATATAGTTGAAAATCAGAAACGCTCTAATCTCTGA
- a CDS encoding N-acetyltransferase encodes MKIRNALISDIKPAQKLVNEFAARGVMLSRSLNEFYEHVRDYFVCEDDAGDIIGVCALHVLWEDLAEIKSLAVKESAQKKSIGAELLKRCIKDAGALGISRVFALTYVPGFFIKHGFSETDKSGLPQKIWGDCLKCPKFPDCDEQAVILDLQEERSYGIIPVYEQDSEPLFLLIQHNAGHWAFPKGHANAGETPVETAKREMEEETAITDYKLYEHPPFIEHYIVTRQGKPVNKTVTYFLAFVKEKTVKIQESEIADYKWADYSEALATITFREGKELLFKVNNCLVNFSQNERGL; translated from the coding sequence TTGAAAATCAGAAACGCTCTAATCTCTGATATAAAACCAGCCCAAAAGCTGGTAAACGAGTTTGCTGCACGTGGAGTGATGCTGTCGCGTTCTCTTAATGAATTCTATGAGCATGTCAGGGATTATTTCGTGTGTGAGGATGATGCCGGAGATATTATCGGCGTCTGTGCGTTGCATGTTCTGTGGGAGGATTTGGCTGAAATAAAGTCGCTTGCAGTAAAAGAAAGTGCTCAGAAAAAATCTATCGGAGCGGAGCTTTTAAAGCGCTGCATAAAAGATGCCGGAGCGCTTGGCATAAGCCGGGTCTTTGCCTTGACGTATGTGCCCGGGTTTTTCATAAAACACGGTTTTTCAGAGACGGATAAATCCGGGCTGCCTCAGAAAATCTGGGGAGACTGTTTAAAATGCCCGAAATTTCCGGACTGCGACGAGCAGGCAGTCATTTTAGACTTACAAGAGGAACGCTCTTATGGAATCATTCCTGTGTATGAGCAAGACAGTGAGCCGCTTTTTCTTCTGATACAGCATAATGCCGGCCACTGGGCATTTCCCAAAGGACACGCAAATGCGGGTGAAACTCCAGTTGAAACAGCTAAAAGAGAAATGGAGGAGGAAACCGCCATAACTGATTATAAACTATATGAACACCCGCCATTTATTGAGCACTATATAGTCACAAGGCAAGGAAAGCCGGTTAATAAGACCGTCACGTATTTCTTAGCATTTGTGAAAGAGAAAACCGTTAAGATTCAGGAATCTGAAATTGCAGATTACAAATGGGCTGACTACAGCGAGGCATTGGCAACAATTACGTTTAGGGAAGGGAAAGAGTTGTTATTTAAAGTCAACAACTGTTTAGTTAATTTCTCACAGAACGAAAGGGGTTTATGA
- a CDS encoding LPS-assembly protein LptD, with the protein MFKMSISLMTLLICLFSISSVSAKTITADKLEYDGKTKVYYMYGNVVLKQDNTTLTADFGNYDENTSYAYFSGNVFYEDTDVKVQADEAAMFTDNKTGTLTRANMVFKKDGYFIKGETIIKRGENTYYAEKSSFTSCDTPIPAWCFQSDTVDIDTEDKIVAKGVSFKINDTSVLYTPVFQMGLKRKTGFLMPTYGYKKGMGTYVNVPFYYVISENRDMTIVVDTYTKRGVGEGLEYRYVEKDNVTGSWYIYHLKDRFLKEDFLQVRGEHKQFQENFYTNFNVHYLNNEDYYKYYTPSIQLNISRFLQSSGDIGYATDKTRAYMLSEYWVDLKYYTRNVSQKLPEIGFTVHPTEFLHSTPLKTSLFLMDSSVSNFISEQSVKGKRFDLYPKVLYSFGDKLRFTQSAGVRSTFYDVYLNRQPDSENNYNSTALTYSGSLDTTLVKNYGSVTHVLQPSLSYNYVSNGLDNLTTVNFTPASNWLDTRNKLTLDSTEYFKKTSIAELSLMNYLRDGRGTFLYAKLSEGYDTSLETNKLQPLKFQLGTLRPIEAKAEALYDLNSDKLKGINSEITFKFKSHNTILNFAERYNREMNIMYLTNVFGFNVTPKLRVKTTTWYDATLSRFGYFGLNLIYTQQCWSVGLLYSQTPGTPQTPTSAQTPSQYGFYLTVELKGVGKYDILGSGQSTM; encoded by the coding sequence ATGTTTAAGATGAGTATATCACTTATGACATTGTTGATATGTCTGTTTTCCATTAGCTCTGTTTCAGCCAAAACTATAACAGCTGACAAGCTTGAGTATGATGGAAAGACAAAGGTCTATTATATGTATGGAAATGTGGTGCTAAAGCAAGACAACACAACACTTACCGCCGATTTCGGCAACTATGACGAAAACACATCCTATGCGTACTTTTCAGGGAATGTGTTTTACGAAGACACTGACGTTAAAGTACAAGCCGATGAGGCCGCCATGTTTACCGACAATAAAACTGGAACACTCACCCGCGCCAATATGGTTTTTAAAAAGGACGGCTACTTCATCAAAGGAGAGACTATCATAAAACGGGGTGAAAATACCTATTATGCCGAAAAAAGCTCCTTCACAAGCTGCGACACTCCAATTCCTGCATGGTGTTTTCAATCGGATACGGTTGATATTGATACTGAGGATAAAATTGTTGCCAAAGGTGTGTCTTTTAAGATTAATGACACCTCTGTGTTATATACACCTGTTTTTCAGATGGGACTTAAGAGAAAAACAGGATTTTTGATGCCTACCTATGGCTATAAAAAAGGAATGGGAACTTATGTTAATGTTCCTTTTTATTATGTTATCTCGGAAAACCGCGATATGACGATAGTCGTTGATACCTACACAAAACGCGGTGTCGGAGAGGGACTTGAGTACAGGTATGTCGAAAAAGACAATGTCACAGGGTCGTGGTACATCTACCACCTTAAAGACAGATTTCTCAAGGAGGATTTTTTACAGGTCAGAGGAGAACATAAACAATTTCAAGAAAATTTTTATACAAATTTTAATGTGCATTATCTCAACAATGAGGATTATTATAAATACTACACACCAAGTATTCAACTAAATATATCCCGTTTTCTTCAGTCATCCGGCGATATCGGCTATGCTACAGATAAGACCCGCGCGTACATGCTTTCTGAGTACTGGGTAGATTTGAAATATTACACGAGAAATGTATCGCAAAAGCTGCCCGAAATTGGCTTTACCGTACATCCAACTGAGTTTTTGCACTCAACTCCGCTTAAAACATCTTTATTTTTAATGGATTCATCCGTTTCCAATTTTATATCTGAGCAATCCGTTAAGGGAAAGCGTTTTGACCTGTATCCAAAAGTATTATATTCCTTTGGCGACAAACTAAGATTTACGCAATCGGCAGGCGTAAGAAGTACCTTTTACGATGTCTATCTTAACAGACAGCCTGACTCTGAAAACAACTATAATAGCACTGCTCTTACCTATAGCGGCTCTTTAGATACTACGCTTGTCAAAAACTACGGCTCTGTTACACATGTCTTGCAGCCGTCACTTTCATATAATTATGTATCAAATGGACTTGATAACTTAACTACAGTGAACTTCACTCCCGCTTCAAATTGGCTTGACACCAGAAATAAGCTTACACTTGATTCAACCGAGTACTTTAAAAAGACCTCTATTGCCGAGCTGTCACTTATGAACTACTTAAGAGACGGACGCGGCACTTTTTTGTACGCCAAGCTCTCTGAAGGATATGACACGTCTTTAGAGACAAACAAACTGCAGCCGTTAAAGTTTCAACTTGGCACGTTACGCCCGATTGAAGCAAAGGCTGAGGCACTATACGACCTCAATAGCGACAAGTTAAAGGGAATTAACTCCGAAATAACATTTAAATTCAAGTCTCACAACACTATTCTTAATTTTGCTGAGAGATACAATAGAGAAATGAACATTATGTATCTAACCAACGTGTTCGGTTTTAATGTAACACCAAAGCTTCGGGTTAAAACGACAACATGGTATGACGCCACATTAAGCAGATTTGGCTACTTTGGTCTAAACTTGATTTACACACAGCAGTGCTGGAGTGTAGGACTGCTTTACAGCCAGACACCTGGCACCCCTCAAACGCCCACCTCCGCCCAAACACCCAGCCAGTACGGCTTCTACCTTACGGTTGAACTTAAAGGCGTTGGGAAATATGATATACTAGGTAGCGGACAATCAACCATGTAA
- a CDS encoding flagellar protein FlaG — protein MDIKAYNTNIPGYSQPVQNTAETDGNRRQVPVADKTAATSGSAANQQDTSTSPNRGVLPDAQVKSTDKGISAVVRKIEDSAGKSKDKSSAIQQAAGKAYFAVDDNRNVVIKVEDSKGNVVSQIPPEEYIKMSKVLKEISSNLFHTTA, from the coding sequence ATGGACATAAAAGCATACAATACTAACATACCGGGTTATTCCCAGCCGGTGCAAAACACGGCTGAGACGGACGGCAACCGCAGGCAGGTTCCTGTTGCGGATAAGACTGCCGCTACAAGCGGCAGCGCTGCCAACCAGCAGGATACCTCTACTTCTCCTAATAGAGGGGTTCTTCCTGACGCTCAGGTTAAAAGCACTGACAAGGGTATCTCAGCGGTAGTAAGAAAGATAGAGGATAGCGCCGGTAAGAGTAAAGATAAAAGTTCTGCTATACAGCAGGCTGCGGGCAAGGCTTATTTTGCCGTTGATGACAACAGAAATGTTGTCATCAAGGTGGAAGACTCAAAGGGCAATGTTGTCAGCCAGATACCGCCTGAGGAATATATTAAAATGTCTAAGGTTCTTAAGGAAATTTCAAGCAACCTGTTCCACACTACCGCATAG
- a CDS encoding tetratricopeptide repeat protein — translation MFFHDSLAGTSVQNRSNKLSLILLIVVAVLAAYFPLRENGFINCDDPQYVTENSYVLEGLTWEGFKWAFKTNFFFNYHPLTWLAHMSDVQMFALNPAGHHMTSLIMHVLNTLLLLWFLRKMPIGLYQSLFVTALFALHPINVETVAWVSEKKNLLYTVFWFPSLVAYINYGKYKKKKDYFLCLIFFILSLLSKPMAVTLPFVLLLLDFWPLRRLSILTILEKIPFFILSFSESFITFNLHTHGAAISSLNAFPLSFRIGYSLVSYVNYIINTIYPVNLVLFYPYPENSLIMKFILSSVLLLLVTLFAVRLRKTHPYFLFSWAWYLGLLLPVMRFFFSGRDPMSDRHVYIANIGLFIIVSVGVSDLLKRPALLKVKQLLPYLSLLILALFSIMTFKQVQRWKDSLTLFSYAVKVSPQSFQAYNNYGAELIALGRYKEALEVTQKGLRVNPNSKELYYNMGDALTRLGRIDEAYDYFKLSSPNLSISKDFYYKREGLKYLKEKKYMQAVHFFSLSLRLKDNDIECINNLGIALMGLEKFEDAVEMFTRGLTINPKNYQLLHNRGLSLKKAGRPIPNSSQKDK, via the coding sequence GTGTTTTTCCATGATTCATTAGCAGGGACAAGTGTACAAAACCGCTCAAATAAACTATCCCTGATTTTACTTATAGTGGTTGCTGTTTTAGCAGCTTACTTTCCACTTAGGGAAAACGGGTTTATAAACTGTGACGATCCACAGTATGTTACCGAGAACTCTTATGTTTTAGAAGGACTTACGTGGGAGGGGTTTAAGTGGGCATTTAAGACCAACTTTTTTTTTAACTACCATCCTTTGACATGGCTTGCTCACATGTCAGATGTTCAGATGTTTGCTCTGAACCCGGCAGGTCATCATATGACAAGTCTTATTATGCACGTTCTAAATACTCTGTTATTACTTTGGTTTCTTAGGAAAATGCCGATAGGGCTTTATCAGTCATTGTTTGTGACAGCGCTCTTTGCTCTCCATCCAATAAATGTTGAGACAGTAGCATGGGTATCGGAAAAGAAAAATCTTTTATACACTGTCTTTTGGTTTCCATCTCTTGTTGCCTATATAAACTATGGAAAATACAAAAAAAAGAAGGACTACTTTTTGTGTCTTATTTTTTTCATTCTTAGTTTGCTTTCAAAACCAATGGCTGTAACTTTGCCTTTTGTATTGCTTTTGTTGGATTTTTGGCCTCTTAGACGACTTTCTATACTTACAATACTTGAGAAAATACCCTTTTTCATTCTTTCTTTTTCAGAAAGTTTTATAACCTTCAATTTACATACGCATGGCGCTGCAATTAGCTCGTTAAACGCATTTCCACTGTCCTTTCGCATTGGGTATTCGCTGGTTTCATACGTAAATTACATTATAAATACGATATATCCGGTTAACCTGGTTCTGTTTTACCCTTACCCTGAGAATTCCCTTATTATGAAGTTTATTCTTTCCTCTGTATTGCTTCTATTAGTCACATTGTTTGCCGTAAGATTGAGAAAAACCCATCCATATTTTCTTTTTAGCTGGGCCTGGTACCTTGGATTGCTTTTACCCGTTATGAGGTTTTTCTTTTCCGGTCGTGACCCCATGTCAGACCGCCATGTTTACATTGCAAATATAGGGCTTTTTATTATTGTATCTGTTGGAGTATCGGATTTACTTAAGCGCCCGGCTTTGCTTAAAGTTAAACAATTGCTGCCATATCTTTCACTTTTGATATTAGCGCTTTTTTCTATTATGACGTTTAAACAGGTTCAACGCTGGAAAGACTCCCTGACTCTGTTTAGTTACGCTGTGAAAGTATCGCCGCAGAGTTTTCAGGCATACAATAACTACGGGGCGGAGTTAATTGCTCTGGGAAGGTATAAAGAGGCTCTTGAAGTAACTCAAAAGGGGCTGCGGGTAAATCCTAACTCTAAAGAACTTTACTACAACATGGGCGATGCCCTTACAAGACTTGGTAGAATTGATGAGGCTTATGATTATTTCAAATTGAGCTCTCCTAACTTATCAATAAGCAAAGATTTCTACTATAAACGGGAGGGACTTAAATATTTGAAAGAAAAAAAATATATGCAGGCTGTGCACTTTTTCTCCCTTTCGTTAAGGCTCAAAGACAATGACATAGAGTGTATCAATAATCTTGGAATTGCACTGATGGGATTAGAAAAATTTGAGGATGCGGTAGAGATGTTTACCCGCGGACTGACCATTAACCCAAAGAATTATCAATTACTTCATAACAGGGGACTTTCCCTGAAAAAAGCCGGACGTCCAATACCAAACAGCAGTCAAAAAGACAAATAG
- a CDS encoding 2-oxoglutarate oxidoreductase, with protein MKQVFKRPESLKSAAFRFCPGCGHSLVHRMIAEAVDELQIRERVIGIAPVGCAVFAYDYFNFDVIECAHGRPPAVATALKRVNPDSIVFSYQGDGDLAAIGTGEIIHAANRGENLSVFFINNATYGMTGGQAAPTTLLKQKTTTTPKGKTISSEGYPLKVSELIATLDGAAFVARTALDGIKGITATKSLIVKVLSNQMQGMGFSFLEILSPCPTDWHLSSVDSFKWISTEMSKVFKPGILKDVDNGNGKH; from the coding sequence ATGAAACAGGTATTTAAGCGGCCCGAGAGCCTGAAATCGGCGGCATTCCGGTTTTGCCCCGGCTGCGGTCACAGTCTTGTGCACAGGATGATAGCAGAGGCGGTAGATGAGCTCCAAATCCGCGAACGTGTCATTGGCATTGCTCCAGTAGGCTGCGCTGTGTTTGCCTACGACTACTTTAACTTTGACGTGATAGAGTGCGCCCACGGCAGACCACCTGCAGTAGCAACTGCGCTTAAGCGCGTAAATCCTGATTCAATCGTGTTTTCGTATCAAGGGGATGGCGACCTTGCCGCAATTGGTACTGGAGAGATAATACACGCCGCAAACCGTGGGGAAAATCTCTCTGTGTTTTTCATAAATAACGCTACCTACGGAATGACAGGCGGGCAAGCTGCCCCAACAACCCTGCTCAAACAAAAAACCACAACTACTCCTAAAGGAAAAACCATATCCTCCGAGGGCTACCCTCTTAAGGTAAGCGAACTTATAGCCACTTTGGATGGTGCTGCTTTTGTTGCCAGAACCGCTCTTGACGGTATAAAAGGCATTACTGCCACAAAATCCTTGATTGTAAAAGTGCTTTCCAATCAAATGCAAGGCATGGGTTTTAGTTTTCTGGAAATCCTTTCGCCGTGTCCCACAGATTGGCATCTCAGTAGTGTTGACTCTTTTAAGTGGATAAGCACTGAAATGTCCAAAGTGTTTAAACCAGGGATACTAAAAGATGTTGACAATGGTAACGGAAAACATTAA
- a CDS encoding response regulator, with the protein MESRIAASEVNTSGTEDVRILVLDDEQVVIEAIKKHLRDSGYKIYSAKNGKEGLRLYSEVKPMLVILDLKMPVMDGIEFLENLQLSPDDPASVIVLTGHGSDEDMQRCFDLGIGAFLHKPFNVYELKGLVKHSIALKQVGENLRCELLERTKMEDELRIYRYHLEELVHKRTAELELSNEQLQVEIVQRKKAEEKISLSLREKEVLLKEIHHRVKNNLQIVSSLLDLQSKYINSTELLDMFKDSQNRLKTMALIHEKLYQSDDLSIINFSRYIPSLLNHLYQSYNLSTSVIFLDTDIEDISIGVDTAVPCGLIINELVSNSLKYAFKNGVDGILSVYLKRDEDDGFSLTIGDNGVGLPDGFDPKSVKSLGLRLVNALVVDQLEGSIDYEGDGGAKYLIKFKELKYDKRR; encoded by the coding sequence TTGGAGAGTAGAATAGCCGCATCTGAGGTCAACACGTCCGGGACAGAAGATGTCAGAATACTGGTGCTGGATGACGAACAGGTCGTGATAGAGGCGATAAAGAAGCATCTGAGAGACTCCGGATATAAAATCTATTCTGCAAAAAACGGCAAAGAGGGACTTCGTTTGTACTCTGAAGTCAAACCTATGCTGGTAATCCTGGATTTAAAGATGCCGGTTATGGACGGTATTGAGTTTTTAGAGAACCTGCAGCTTTCTCCGGATGACCCGGCCTCCGTAATTGTACTTACCGGGCATGGCAGCGATGAGGATATGCAGCGGTGTTTTGATCTGGGAATTGGCGCTTTTTTGCACAAGCCGTTTAACGTCTATGAACTAAAGGGGCTGGTAAAGCACTCAATAGCCCTTAAGCAGGTTGGAGAAAATTTGAGATGCGAGCTCCTTGAGCGTACAAAAATGGAGGACGAACTCCGCATATACCGGTACCATTTAGAAGAACTTGTGCACAAGCGCACAGCGGAGCTTGAGCTTTCAAATGAGCAGCTGCAGGTTGAGATTGTACAACGGAAAAAGGCTGAGGAGAAAATCAGTCTCTCACTCAGGGAAAAAGAGGTCTTGCTTAAGGAAATCCATCACAGGGTAAAAAATAATCTTCAGATAGTGTCGTCACTTCTTGACTTACAGTCAAAGTATATCAATAGCACTGAACTTCTTGACATGTTTAAAGACAGTCAGAACCGTCTTAAAACCATGGCCCTGATACATGAAAAACTATATCAGTCTGATGATTTGTCTATTATAAATTTCTCACGATACATTCCAAGCCTGCTAAACCATCTTTACCAGTCATATAACCTCAGCACATCAGTCATATTTTTGGATACCGACATAGAGGATATATCAATAGGGGTGGATACTGCCGTGCCATGCGGGCTGATAATAAACGAACTGGTATCAAATTCGCTTAAATATGCTTTTAAAAACGGCGTGGATGGTATTCTGAGTGTTTATCTGAAAAGGGACGAGGATGACGGTTTTTCCCTGACAATAGGCGACAATGGCGTAGGACTGCCGGATGGGTTTGATCCAAAAAGCGTTAAATCACTGGGACTTAGGCTTGTTAACGCCCTTGTGGTCGATCAGTTGGAGGGTTCCATAGATTATGAGGGAGATGGCGGCGCTAAATATTTGATAAAATTTAAGGAATTAAAATATGATAAGAGAAGATAG
- a CDS encoding response regulator yields the protein MVENPGNFSQSRILVVEDESIVAMNICERLKDLGYDVADVVSTGVDAIKRAGELDPDLVLMDIVLKGDMDGVETADKIRNAHDIPVIFLTAYSDNDTLRRAKITEPYGYILKPFEQRELLIAIEIAVYKHELERKLKASENWLLATLKLMSAALITTDINGTVTFMNAEAATITGWTMKEAIGEEITEVFNVSHEHPVKKVLQEGMVISKNSLLTNKKGAQLKIDFSAISITDESKRNMGVAILIHSASGD from the coding sequence ATGGTTGAAAATCCGGGAAACTTTTCACAATCAAGAATTCTGGTTGTAGAGGACGAAAGCATCGTGGCTATGAACATATGCGAGCGGCTGAAAGACTTGGGGTATGATGTGGCAGATGTGGTCTCAACTGGGGTAGATGCGATAAAAAGAGCTGGGGAGCTTGACCCAGACCTTGTGCTTATGGACATAGTGTTAAAGGGCGATATGGACGGGGTGGAGACAGCCGATAAAATTCGCAACGCCCACGACATACCGGTGATATTTCTTACAGCATACTCAGACAATGATACGCTAAGACGCGCCAAAATAACCGAACCCTACGGCTATATCCTAAAACCGTTTGAACAGAGGGAGCTTTTAATAGCAATCGAGATAGCCGTGTATAAGCACGAGCTGGAGAGAAAATTAAAAGCAAGCGAAAATTGGCTACTGGCCACTTTGAAACTTATGTCGGCAGCTCTGATAACAACTGATATAAACGGTACGGTCACGTTTATGAATGCTGAGGCTGCCACTATCACCGGTTGGACTATGAAAGAGGCGATAGGGGAGGAGATAACAGAAGTTTTTAATGTATCACATGAGCATCCTGTAAAGAAAGTTCTTCAGGAGGGCATGGTTATTTCCAAAAACAGTTTGCTAACCAATAAAAAAGGAGCACAGCTTAAGATAGACTTCAGCGCTATTTCAATTACCGATGAGAGTAAAAGAAACATGGGTGTGGCTATCCTTATTCATAGTGCAAGCGGGGATTAA